From a region of the Gracilinanus agilis isolate LMUSP501 unplaced genomic scaffold, AgileGrace unplaced_scaffold35250, whole genome shotgun sequence genome:
- the LOC123254909 gene encoding olfactory receptor 13D1-like, which produces MNGVNESIVLEFFLLGLSKHHNVEIILFVLCLGIYLVILLGNSSLIILSILDSNLHTPMYFFLSNLSFMDIFGTSSFVPLMLVNFLSVRKTISFPGCALQMYLTHALGTTECVLLAMMAYDRYVAICNPLRYTTIMNTRVCVQLAALSWIVGSINSLVQTILALRLSFCGNNIIDHFFCEILAVLKLACVDISLNAFVMMVAVVLVTLTPVLLIFVSYVFILTTILRLNSAEGRKKAFSTCSAHLSVVIIFYGTILFMYSKPKAKDPDSDKLIALFYG; this is translated from the coding sequence atgaATGGAGTTAATGAAAGTATTGTGTTAGAATTCTTTCTGCTAGGGCTTTCTAAGCACCACAATGttgaaattattctctttgtGTTGTGCCTAGGAATATATTTGGTCATTTTACTAGGGAACTCCTCTCTCATTATATTGAGTATTCTGGATTCCAACCTTCACACCCCCATGTATTTCTTCCTTAGTAACCTCTCCTTCATGGACATCTTTGGTACATCCTCTTTTGTGCCTCTAATGTTGGTCAATTTTCTATCAGTCAGAAAGACGATATCTTTCCCAGGGTGTGCACTACAAATGTACCTCACTCATGCTCTGGGAACAACAGAATGTGTGCTGCTGGCCATGATGGCCTATGATAGGTATGTGGCCATCTGCAATCCCCTGAGATATACAACCATTATGAATACAAGAGTCTGTGTACAGTTGGCAGCCCTTAGTTGGATAGTGGGTAGCATAAATTCCTTGGTGCAAACAATTCTTGCATTAAGGCTTTCCTTCTGTGGAAATAATATTATTGATCACTTCTTTTGTGAAATCTTGGCTGTCCTGAAACTGGCCTGTGTGGACATCTCCCTCAATGCTTTTGTCATGATGGTGGCAGTTGTGCTGGTCACACTGACCCCAGTGCTGCTCATTTTCGTCTCTTATGTGTTCATCCTCACCACCATCCTGAGACTCAATTCagctgaaggaaggaagaaagcctTCTCCACCTGTTCAGCACATCTGTCTGTGGTCATCATATTCTATGGGACCATTCTCTTCATGTACTCTAAACCCAAGGCAAAGGACCCAGATTCAGACAAACTGATTGCCTTATTCTATGGT